A single region of the Plutella xylostella chromosome 28, ilPluXylo3.1, whole genome shotgun sequence genome encodes:
- the LOC119692851 gene encoding uncharacterized protein LOC119692851 — translation MHRSLSDPDLSPLYVRSKKRTRDDLLSSDLSDFKEEMKSMITSLLTAQEREMKKIGTSLKEIQSTNQSIEAAVSFLSAQNEEYKKKIETLEKNAIEDKKYITVLEDKIEDLQITSRKSNFELKNVPKENSETKENLVSMVLKLSETIGCQVNKEEIKDIYRVRSKKEGTRSMPIVVETSSTILKTEFLKCCKTYNMNHKNKLTAKHLGFRTNVDTPIYVSEQLTAKGSRLHFLARDLQKTKRYKYCWTAYGKVYLKKHDHSPVITVRSESQVQQLINED, via the coding sequence ATGCATAGATCTTTATCGGATCCGGACCTGTCGCCCCTATATGTGCGTTCAAAAAAAAGAACAAGAGACGACTTACTCAGCTCGGACTTATCTGACTTCAAGGAAGAAATGAAATCTATGATAACGTCGCTACTTACGGCGCAAGAACGAGAGATGAAAAAAATTGGCACTTCGTTAAAAGAAATACAAAGTACGAACCAGAGTATCGAAGCAGCCGTTTCTTTCCTCTCAGCCCAAAATGAGGAGTACAAAAAAAAGATTGAGACGCTGGAGAAGAATGCCATTGaggacaaaaaatatatcacagTTTTGGAGGATAAAATTGAAGATTTGCAAATTACAAGCCGAAAATCCAACTTTGAACTAAAAAATGTGCCTAAGGAAAATAGCGAGACCAAAGAAAACCTCGTCTCGATGGTGTTAAAGTTATCTGAAACTATAGGATGTCAAGTAAACAAAGAGGAAATAAAGGACATCTACCGAGTGCGCAGTAAGAAAGAAGGAACACGTAGCATGCCAATTGTAGTAGAAACCTCCTCGACTATCCTTAAAACCGAGTTTCTCAAATGCTGTAAGACCTACAATATGaaccataaaaataaattaacagcTAAACACCTTGGATTCCGAACGAACGTTGACACACCGATATACGTATCTGAGCAGTTAACAGCAAAAGGATCACGACTACACTTCCTAGCCCGCGACCTGCAGAAGACCAAAAGGTACAAATACTGCTGGACCGCATACGGTAAAGTCTACCTGAAGAAACATGACCACTCGCCTGTCATCACGGTTAGAAGCGAATCGCAGGTACAGCAACTTATTAATGAAGACTGA